A section of the Deinococcus cellulosilyticus NBRC 106333 = KACC 11606 genome encodes:
- a CDS encoding YdcF family protein: MKARWPAQVVRWTLRLGLLALLVYLGTAIYLGTQVKKDTRRQTDAIVVLGARVNHKNGINPCLRARVNHGVRLWEHRYAPLIIMSGGNDIEDGANEADAMFRMARQAGVPETALVREREAHSTYENLLFTRKIMQDRGLKSLLIVTENYHMPRASLIAQELGLDHAVSPVQDSPCWTRWTFLSRYFLREPLALIKNKVLGRW, from the coding sequence GTGAAAGCCAGATGGCCTGCACAGGTGGTCCGCTGGACACTGCGCCTGGGCTTGCTGGCTCTCCTGGTTTACCTGGGAACAGCCATTTACCTCGGGACACAGGTCAAGAAAGACACCCGCAGACAGACCGATGCCATTGTGGTGCTCGGCGCCCGGGTGAATCATAAAAATGGCATCAATCCGTGCCTGAGAGCCAGGGTCAACCATGGGGTCAGATTGTGGGAGCACAGGTATGCTCCTCTGATCATCATGAGTGGGGGAAACGACATCGAAGATGGAGCCAATGAGGCAGATGCCATGTTCAGGATGGCACGTCAGGCTGGGGTTCCAGAAACAGCCCTTGTCCGGGAGCGTGAAGCCCACTCCACCTATGAAAACCTGCTTTTCACCAGAAAGATCATGCAGGACAGAGGCCTGAAATCTTTACTCATCGTCACCGAAAATTACCACATGCCCAGGGCCTCCCTGATTGCCCAGGAGCTGGGATTGGACCACGCTGTGTCACCTGTGCAGGACAGCCCGTGCTGGACCCGCTGGACATTTCTTTCCCGGTATTTCCTGCGGGAACCTCTGGCCCTGATCAAAAACAAGGTGTTAGGGCGCTGGTAA
- a CDS encoding RDD family protein gives MYYAPIWKRLLAFVIDSVVMVLMTHALSVVLWWLEYAFLHHLSGMVGFPTVVLPIGFAWLYFALLESSSSGQTLGKRCVNIHVRHITGLRLTFAQASLRWKLRFYLVLGVGAFLIPPLWMNRFRQFLHDAAAESVVLEKRET, from the coding sequence ATGTATTATGCGCCGATATGGAAAAGACTTCTGGCCTTTGTGATTGACTCTGTGGTGATGGTCTTGATGACTCATGCACTGTCTGTGGTTCTGTGGTGGCTGGAATATGCTTTTCTTCATCACCTGTCAGGAATGGTCGGTTTCCCAACTGTGGTTCTGCCCATTGGTTTTGCATGGCTTTATTTTGCCTTGCTGGAATCCTCGTCCTCAGGACAGACCCTCGGAAAGCGGTGTGTGAACATTCATGTCAGGCACATCACAGGTCTGCGGTTGACCTTTGCACAGGCCAGTTTGCGCTGGAAATTGAGGTTTTATCTGGTCCTGGGTGTTGGGGCATTTCTTATTCCTCCCCTGTGGATGAACCGTTTCAGACAGTTCTTGCATGATGCTGCTGCGGAAAGTGTGGTGCTGGAAAAGAGAGAAACGTAA
- a CDS encoding DUF952 domain-containing protein yields the protein MKIYRTMPSTEWEDIRNTKTYAPPELQKDGFIHLSYLHQVVEVANFLYPAHQDLLLLQISGQNLSGLRAEDLYGYNEDFPHLYSPLPLNQVESTHRLEWHHDTFMLPDTLPAP from the coding sequence ATGAAGATCTACCGCACCATGCCCAGCACAGAATGGGAAGACATCAGAAACACAAAAACATATGCTCCTCCTGAGTTGCAGAAAGACGGGTTCATCCACCTGTCTTACCTGCATCAGGTGGTAGAAGTAGCAAATTTTCTTTATCCTGCCCACCAGGATTTGCTTTTGCTTCAAATCTCAGGCCAGAATCTCTCAGGACTCAGGGCAGAAGACCTGTATGGGTACAACGAAGATTTTCCACACCTTTACAGTCCACTGCCGTTGAATCAGGTGGAAAGCACCCACAGGCTTGAATGGCACCATGACACTTTCATGCTGCCCGACACCTTACCAGCGCCCTAA
- a CDS encoding HD domain-containing protein, producing the protein MKLTVRYQQALAFAFTHHQHQERKGSGTPYLAHLLSVSSLVLEHGGTEDEAIAALLHDSIEDIGDHLKPDILQHFGEEVLAVVLACTDGTSLEKRNARHPLEHWLARKTFYVQNLHHKSYAARLVGLADKVHNARSILEDYTFLDEEVWKRFKTGKWGSLWYYRALREGYAPSAEDPQGYCQLYRLFEDVIYTLEHLTGVEHLSTEDLRGRVLV; encoded by the coding sequence ATGAAGCTGACCGTCCGCTACCAGCAGGCTCTGGCGTTTGCTTTTACACACCACCAACACCAGGAACGAAAAGGGAGTGGAACACCTTACCTGGCGCACCTCCTCAGCGTCTCCAGTCTGGTTCTGGAACATGGAGGAACCGAAGACGAGGCCATTGCCGCTCTGCTTCATGACAGCATCGAAGACATTGGCGATCACCTGAAGCCAGACATCCTGCAGCACTTCGGTGAAGAAGTGCTTGCCGTGGTCCTGGCCTGCACCGATGGCACCAGTCTGGAAAAACGCAATGCACGCCATCCTCTGGAACACTGGCTGGCCCGCAAGACCTTTTACGTGCAGAACTTGCACCACAAGTCTTATGCTGCCCGTCTGGTGGGCCTTGCAGACAAGGTGCACAATGCCCGTTCGATTCTGGAAGACTACACCTTCCTCGATGAAGAGGTGTGGAAGCGCTTCAAAACTGGCAAGTGGGGCTCCCTGTGGTATTACCGCGCCCTGCGAGAAGGATACGCTCCCTCTGCAGAAGATCCTCAGGGCTACTGTCAGCTTTACCGCCTCTTTGAAGATGTCATCTACACCCTGGAGCACCTGACGGGCGTGGAACACCTGTCCACAGAGGATTTGCGGGGGAGGGTGCTGGTTTAA
- a CDS encoding Glu/Leu/Phe/Val family dehydrogenase, with the protein MNFEIPSYLDKNNIGPYEIYLEQVERVTPYLGKLAYWVETLKRPKRILVVDVPIHLDDGSVAHFEGYRVQHNTSRGPAKGGVRYHQDVTLSEVMALSAWMTIKNAVVGLPYGGGKGGIRVDPRKLSMGELERLTRRYTTEIGIIIGPDKDIPAPDVNTNPQVMAWMMDTYSMNEGKTATGVVTGKPIALGGSLGRNDATGRGVFVAGARAMQKLGIALEGARVTVQGFGNVGNAAARIFHDHGAKVIAIQDITGTIYSEAGINPYEALAFLKEHSTLKGMPGTESIEPSSFWDIECEVLIPAALEKQITEENADRIKTRVIVEGANGPTIPVADDILSAKGVLVVPDVLANAGGVTVSYFEWVQDFSSYFWTEDEINARLDRIMREAFDSLWDVKERHNVTLRTAAYIVACARVLEARALRGLYP; encoded by the coding sequence ATGAATTTCGAGATCCCCAGTTACCTGGACAAAAACAACATTGGCCCTTATGAGATCTACCTGGAACAGGTGGAACGCGTCACCCCCTACCTCGGGAAACTTGCCTACTGGGTGGAAACCCTCAAGCGTCCCAAGCGCATTCTGGTGGTGGATGTTCCCATTCACCTCGATGATGGCTCTGTGGCCCACTTCGAAGGGTACCGGGTGCAGCACAACACCTCCCGGGGTCCAGCCAAAGGTGGGGTCCGTTACCACCAGGACGTGACCCTCAGCGAAGTGATGGCCCTCAGCGCATGGATGACCATCAAGAACGCCGTGGTGGGTCTCCCCTACGGGGGGGGCAAAGGGGGCATCCGTGTGGACCCCCGCAAACTGTCGATGGGTGAACTGGAACGCCTGACCCGCCGCTACACCACCGAAATCGGCATCATCATCGGACCAGACAAGGACATCCCCGCTCCCGATGTGAACACCAACCCGCAGGTCATGGCCTGGATGATGGACACCTACTCCATGAACGAAGGCAAAACCGCAACCGGTGTGGTGACCGGAAAACCCATCGCACTGGGTGGATCGCTGGGCCGCAACGACGCCACTGGACGGGGGGTGTTCGTGGCCGGAGCACGGGCCATGCAGAAACTCGGAATCGCCCTCGAAGGGGCAAGGGTCACCGTGCAGGGCTTCGGGAATGTGGGGAATGCTGCCGCACGCATCTTCCATGACCACGGCGCAAAAGTGATTGCCATTCAGGACATCACCGGAACCATTTACAGCGAAGCAGGCATCAACCCCTATGAAGCTCTGGCTTTCCTGAAAGAACACAGCACCCTCAAAGGCATGCCCGGCACCGAAAGCATCGAGCCCTCAAGCTTCTGGGACATCGAGTGTGAAGTGCTGATCCCTGCCGCCCTGGAAAAACAGATCACCGAGGAAAACGCAGACCGCATCAAAACCCGAGTGATTGTGGAAGGCGCAAACGGCCCAACCATCCCCGTTGCAGACGACATCCTCTCAGCCAAAGGTGTGCTGGTGGTCCCGGATGTGCTGGCCAACGCCGGGGGCGTGACCGTCAGTTACTTCGAGTGGGTGCAGGACTTCTCCAGCTACTTCTGGACCGAAGATGAAATCAACGCCCGACTGGACCGCATCATGCGCGAAGCCTTCGACAGCCTCTGGGACGTCAAAGAGCGCCACAACGTCACCCTGAGAACCGCAGCCTACATCGTGGCCTGCGCACGGGTGCTGGAGGCCCGGGCACTGCGCGGACTGTATCCCTGA
- a CDS encoding homoserine dehydrogenase → MQTLRIGMIGCGTVGTGVLDILHRQRAQFEALGFDLQLKGVLVRDASKPRETCFPNAPLVTEKDFLNEVDVVIEVMGGVQRPLDLVLPALQAGKVVITANKAMLAERWTELKPFAKTGQLYYEAAVMAGTPVIDPLSGILRSSQPIALQAILNGTCNYILTQMEKGKDYQQALKEAQDLGYAEADPTLDVGGFDAAHKLTVLARLAFDPDFPYADVSVRGIDTIPQDAVRKALDNDQRIRLIGSIYAEGGQWKAKVAPRLLPMDHPIARAASGRNAMVFFGDECGEIFVAGGGAGGAVTASGVVGDLINYLQGILGPKPIALKAGTPSDPFEDLPEV, encoded by the coding sequence ATGCAGACCTTGCGTATTGGCATGATCGGATGTGGCACCGTGGGCACTGGAGTGCTGGACATCCTCCACCGGCAACGGGCCCAGTTTGAAGCCCTGGGTTTTGACCTCCAGCTGAAAGGGGTGCTGGTCCGGGATGCCAGCAAGCCCAGAGAGACCTGCTTTCCCAATGCTCCCCTCGTCACCGAGAAAGATTTCCTGAACGAGGTCGATGTGGTGATTGAGGTGATGGGTGGCGTGCAGAGGCCACTGGATCTGGTGCTTCCTGCCCTGCAGGCAGGCAAGGTGGTCATCACAGCCAACAAGGCCATGCTGGCCGAACGCTGGACCGAACTGAAACCCTTTGCCAAAACAGGCCAGCTGTATTATGAGGCCGCTGTCATGGCAGGCACGCCTGTGATTGATCCACTGTCGGGCATCCTGCGTTCCAGCCAACCCATTGCCCTGCAAGCCATCCTGAACGGCACCTGCAATTACATCCTCACCCAGATGGAAAAGGGCAAGGATTACCAGCAGGCCCTCAAGGAAGCCCAGGACCTGGGTTACGCAGAGGCAGACCCCACGCTGGATGTGGGTGGTTTTGATGCTGCACATAAACTGACCGTGCTGGCCCGTCTTGCCTTTGACCCTGATTTTCCTTACGCAGATGTCTCTGTGCGTGGCATTGACACCATTCCGCAGGATGCAGTGCGCAAGGCGCTGGACAATGACCAGCGCATCCGCCTGATTGGCAGCATTTATGCAGAAGGTGGTCAGTGGAAGGCCAAAGTGGCTCCACGACTGCTCCCGATGGATCATCCCATTGCCCGTGCAGCTTCCGGACGCAACGCCATGGTGTTCTTTGGAGACGAGTGCGGAGAAATTTTTGTGGCCGGAGGCGGTGCGGGAGGTGCTGTCACCGCCAGTGGTGTGGTGGGAGACCTCATCAATTATCTGCAGGGCATTCTGGGCCCCAAACCCATTGCCCTGAAAGCAGGAACCCCCTCAGACCCCTTTGAAGATCTGCCTGAAGTCTGA
- a CDS encoding DMT family transporter, giving the protein MNSSYIYLFLAIFAEIIGTSALKASDGFTKWLPSTLVVVGYATAFYLLSLSLKNISIGTAYAIWSGLGTAGIVLIGTLFLKESLDLPKVLGIALIIAGVVVLNVFSKAH; this is encoded by the coding sequence ATGAATAGCAGTTACATCTACCTGTTCCTGGCCATTTTTGCCGAGATCATCGGAACCAGTGCCCTGAAAGCCTCTGATGGATTCACAAAATGGCTCCCCAGCACCCTGGTGGTTGTGGGTTATGCCACGGCCTTCTATCTGCTGTCCCTCAGCCTGAAAAACATCTCCATCGGGACAGCTTATGCCATCTGGTCGGGCCTTGGAACCGCAGGCATTGTGCTCATCGGGACCCTGTTCCTGAAAGAGAGCCTTGATCTGCCCAAAGTGCTGGGCATTGCCCTCATCATTGCAGGTGTGGTGGTGCTCAACGTCTTCTCCAAGGCCCACTGA
- the tsf gene encoding translation elongation factor Ts, translating to MMESIKKVRELTGAGIVDVKKALNDAEGNEEKAVALLRERGIVKAAKKADREAKEGLVAFKVSDDGKSAAMVEVNSETDFVARNADFQALVKQLAEAALAAKTSDLEAFRNVEIGNGETADTAVKGAAGKIGENIVLSRVAYLESDGVIGAYVHSNGKIGALVALTGGDAAVAKDIALHVAAERPRYLTRNEVDGSAIEAEREILTNKALNEGKPAQIVEKIVAGQLGKFYEENVLLEQKFVKDNSLTVAKYAGDNTVTAYVRFEIGAK from the coding sequence ATGATGGAGTCCATCAAAAAAGTACGCGAACTGACCGGCGCTGGAATTGTTGACGTGAAAAAGGCACTGAACGATGCCGAAGGCAACGAAGAAAAAGCTGTGGCCCTGCTGCGCGAGCGCGGCATTGTCAAAGCTGCCAAGAAAGCCGACCGTGAAGCCAAAGAAGGCCTCGTGGCTTTCAAGGTTTCCGACGACGGCAAGAGCGCTGCCATGGTTGAAGTGAACAGCGAAACCGACTTCGTGGCCCGCAACGCCGACTTCCAGGCTCTGGTGAAGCAACTTGCCGAGGCTGCCCTGGCTGCCAAAACCAGCGACCTCGAAGCCTTCCGCAACGTGGAAATCGGCAATGGCGAAACTGCCGACACCGCTGTCAAAGGCGCTGCAGGCAAAATCGGTGAGAACATTGTGCTGAGCCGCGTGGCCTACCTGGAGTCCGACGGCGTGATTGGCGCTTACGTACACTCCAACGGCAAAATCGGTGCCCTGGTGGCCCTGACCGGCGGCGATGCTGCAGTGGCCAAGGACATCGCCCTGCACGTGGCTGCAGAGCGTCCCCGCTACCTGACCCGCAACGAAGTGGACGGCAGCGCCATCGAAGCCGAGCGTGAAATCCTCACCAACAAAGCCCTCAACGAAGGCAAACCTGCCCAGATCGTTGAAAAAATCGTGGCGGGCCAGCTCGGCAAGTTCTACGAAGAAAACGTTCTGCTGGAGCAGAAATTCGTCAAGGACAACAGCCTGACCGTGGCCAAGTACGCTGGTGACAACACCGTTACCGCCTACGTTCGCTTCGAAATCGGCGCAAAATAA
- a CDS encoding TetR/AcrR family transcriptional regulator codes for MDTRSQILDAAYRLIQRSGAASLTIEAVAKEAGLSKGGVLYHFSSKQKLIEGMLEASLSHFEQEMQKYPQEGAGAKTRAYVEATFDSPAVPEIPSAIMAAIATDASYLRIYQDRYQIWQAELNQDGLSPERAMLLRLAADGLWMADIFGLSAPTGEAREKLRAEMLRLAGVNNE; via the coding sequence ATGGACACCCGATCCCAGATTCTGGATGCTGCTTACCGGCTGATTCAGCGCTCAGGTGCAGCAAGCCTCACCATTGAAGCTGTTGCAAAGGAAGCTGGTCTCAGCAAGGGAGGGGTGCTGTATCACTTCTCCAGCAAACAAAAATTGATTGAGGGGATGCTTGAAGCATCTCTCAGCCATTTCGAACAGGAAATGCAGAAATACCCTCAGGAAGGCGCAGGAGCAAAAACCCGTGCTTACGTTGAGGCCACGTTTGACTCACCTGCCGTTCCCGAAATTCCCTCTGCGATCATGGCTGCCATTGCCACAGATGCCAGTTACCTGAGGATCTACCAGGACCGCTACCAGATCTGGCAGGCCGAGCTGAATCAGGATGGGCTCTCGCCAGAACGGGCCATGCTGCTCAGGCTGGCTGCAGATGGACTCTGGATGGCAGACATTTTTGGGCTCAGTGCACCCACAGGAGAGGCCAGAGAAAAACTCAGGGCAGAAATGCTCAGACTGGCAGGAGTCAACAATGAATAG
- a CDS encoding NUDIX domain-containing protein, translating into MIQNAAGMVVINAQQQILLQQRASGLWDLPGGHLEPGESLEECAFRETLEETGLQVHAAHLLGVASGKDVYVDTPEGQRIFYVTAIYQAKAFEGELSCSSESKAVGFFPLHSLPDVISPSVKCVLQHLRENGL; encoded by the coding sequence TTGATTCAGAATGCAGCAGGAATGGTGGTCATCAATGCACAACAGCAGATTTTGCTGCAACAGCGAGCGTCTGGCCTGTGGGACCTTCCAGGGGGGCATCTGGAACCTGGAGAATCCCTGGAGGAATGTGCCTTTCGGGAAACCCTGGAAGAGACAGGGCTGCAGGTGCATGCAGCGCATTTGCTGGGGGTGGCCAGTGGGAAGGATGTGTATGTCGACACACCGGAAGGCCAGCGCATCTTTTATGTGACGGCAATCTATCAGGCAAAGGCATTTGAGGGCGAATTGAGCTGCAGTTCGGAGAGCAAGGCTGTAGGATTTTTCCCTCTCCACAGTCTTCCTGATGTCATTTCGCCTTCTGTGAAATGTGTACTGCAGCACCTGAGAGAGAATGGCCTGTGA
- a CDS encoding Glu/Leu/Phe/Val family dehydrogenase — protein MTNPLSWQNITQQVDRALPHSEATSASMAFMRYPKRSVSLSMPVVMDDGTVRVFKGYRCVHSIALGPAKGGLRYKAGVTQEEIETLSALMTVKCAVMGLPLGGSKGGIDVNPKELSSKELERLTRRYTSELVDLIGPMQDIPAPDLGTDEQIMAWIMDTYSENHGSTIPGVVTGKPVSLGGSVGRKEGAGRGAAYAAARVLPAYGYDLNRSTVAIQGFGMVGRYAALAFSELGAKVIAVSDSSGGLYHPGGLNIPALIRHKEETGSIQGFPEGRHLPHDDLFKLEVTLLLPAVDAGAIHSGNVQNVCAKFVLEGANFAVTLAADEVLRKKGTIVIPDIVSNGGGVTVSYFEWVQDSNQFFWTEGEIRDALERHMREAVGQILQIAYKQGIDLRTAAYVIALNRLHNATALRGVYP, from the coding sequence ATGACCAACCCACTGAGTTGGCAGAACATCACACAACAAGTTGACCGCGCACTGCCCCATTCCGAAGCCACCAGTGCTTCGATGGCGTTCATGCGCTATCCCAAACGCTCGGTCAGTCTCTCCATGCCCGTGGTCATGGACGACGGAACCGTGCGGGTCTTCAAGGGTTACCGGTGCGTGCACTCGATTGCCCTGGGACCGGCCAAAGGAGGACTCCGGTACAAAGCTGGCGTCACCCAGGAAGAAATCGAAACCCTCTCTGCCCTGATGACCGTCAAATGTGCGGTCATGGGTCTTCCCCTCGGAGGGTCCAAGGGGGGCATTGACGTCAATCCCAAGGAACTCTCTTCCAAGGAACTCGAGCGCCTCACCCGCCGTTACACCAGCGAACTCGTGGACCTGATCGGGCCCATGCAGGACATTCCCGCGCCTGACCTCGGCACCGACGAGCAGATCATGGCCTGGATCATGGACACCTACAGCGAGAACCACGGCAGCACCATTCCTGGCGTGGTCACCGGGAAACCCGTGTCTCTGGGAGGCTCTGTTGGGCGCAAAGAAGGTGCAGGACGTGGTGCGGCCTACGCAGCAGCACGGGTGCTCCCTGCTTATGGCTACGACCTCAACCGCTCCACTGTCGCCATTCAGGGATTCGGCATGGTTGGACGTTACGCTGCTCTGGCCTTCAGCGAACTGGGGGCAAAAGTGATTGCCGTGAGCGATTCCTCGGGTGGCCTTTACCACCCCGGAGGCCTCAACATTCCTGCCCTGATCCGCCACAAAGAGGAAACGGGCAGTATCCAGGGCTTCCCTGAAGGACGCCACCTCCCCCATGATGACCTGTTCAAACTGGAGGTCACCCTCCTGCTGCCTGCCGTGGATGCTGGAGCCATCCACTCTGGGAACGTGCAGAACGTCTGTGCAAAATTCGTACTGGAAGGGGCCAATTTTGCTGTGACCCTTGCCGCCGATGAAGTGCTGCGCAAAAAAGGCACCATTGTGATTCCAGACATCGTTTCCAACGGTGGAGGCGTGACCGTCAGTTACTTCGAGTGGGTGCAGGACTCCAACCAGTTCTTCTGGACCGAGGGAGAAATCCGCGACGCCCTCGAACGGCACATGCGTGAAGCGGTCGGGCAGATCCTGCAGATTGCCTACAAGCAGGGCATCGACCTCAGAACCGCCGCCTACGTGATCGCCCTCAACCGCCTGCACAACGCCACTGCCCTCAGAGGAGTGTACCCATGA
- a CDS encoding polyprenyl synthetase family protein, giving the protein MLGTPTLSLIQPALSAFEERMREVLASKVEFIRLINGDLVGAGGKRFRPALVMLSARALGIHDLRELDLAIAVELLHSATLLHDDLIDDASTRRGMEAAFRKYGNAVSVLSGDFMLSRVLKILSEHPSSLTAEFAETSMRICEGEVLQFQVASYRDYSMENYLEIITAKTAVLMATAVRAPALMIDAPEPILQALTTYGLEYGRAFQIQDDLLDLTADASKLGKPIGGDLREGKATLPVLYLLETEHAEEVREILARRASEEGDVERVLDLAHSMGVIQKSRREIAARVKRAVEALQVLPVSPARQALEHLALAEAERAL; this is encoded by the coding sequence GTGTTAGGTACCCCCACCCTGTCTCTGATCCAGCCCGCCCTGTCTGCCTTTGAAGAACGCATGCGCGAGGTGCTGGCATCCAAAGTGGAATTCATTCGTCTGATCAACGGAGATCTGGTGGGTGCCGGAGGGAAGCGGTTTCGTCCTGCGCTGGTGATGCTGTCGGCCCGTGCACTGGGCATTCATGACCTCAGGGAACTGGATCTGGCCATTGCAGTTGAGCTCCTGCACTCTGCCACCCTGCTGCACGACGACCTGATCGATGATGCCAGCACCCGTCGGGGCATGGAGGCGGCGTTCCGCAAGTATGGCAATGCCGTGTCTGTGCTGTCGGGTGATTTCATGCTTTCCCGGGTGCTGAAAATCCTGTCGGAGCATCCTTCCAGCCTGACCGCTGAGTTTGCTGAAACCAGCATGCGCATCTGTGAAGGTGAAGTGCTGCAGTTTCAGGTGGCTTCCTACCGGGATTACAGCATGGAGAATTATCTGGAGATCATCACCGCCAAAACAGCCGTGCTGATGGCCACCGCCGTGCGTGCTCCTGCCCTGATGATTGATGCGCCAGAACCCATCTTGCAGGCCCTGACCACTTATGGTCTGGAGTATGGCCGGGCCTTCCAGATTCAGGATGACCTGCTGGACCTCACTGCAGATGCCAGCAAACTGGGCAAGCCCATCGGAGGGGACCTGAGGGAAGGCAAAGCCACTTTGCCTGTGCTGTACCTGCTGGAAACGGAGCATGCAGAGGAAGTTCGGGAAATCCTGGCCCGCCGCGCCTCAGAAGAGGGGGATGTGGAGCGCGTGCTTGATCTGGCCCACAGCATGGGGGTCATTCAGAAATCCCGGCGGGAGATTGCTGCCCGGGTGAAGCGTGCCGTGGAGGCTTTGCAGGTGCTTCCGGTCAGCCCGGCGCGTCAGGCACTCGAACATCTGGCCCTTGCTGAGGCAGAGCGGGCCCTGTAA
- a CDS encoding tetratricopeptide repeat protein: MKRLITLGLCLLAPITFDVAFAQNSSQSTPAKKTTGTTPTAQNYLALGKYYYNSGRYDAAYAAFRTAIELDKKNKDALLYLGRTQIQLKLYTAAQDSFKQLVALDARNVSAYIGLAQTYRYQYITAKDLSTVKNNLDQALNILEDAENANPKSASVFNERALVYNLKGDDSKALENARKASELAADDAIILANYARLQYEAGNMNGAVDTLQKAVIADPTDPINRALYGRLLAEKGDLKAANLEIAQALRFKPQTATVLGYAGIVNYLAKDMNNARTNLSQAVQKDPARYPEFYFYLGRIALDGGNSKDAHANFTKAVTLNGTNAEFRFYFAKSLEAIGDKANARTQYQKALELNKGYKDAQEALDRLK; this comes from the coding sequence GTGAAGCGTTTAATTACTCTTGGTTTGTGCCTGCTGGCGCCAATCACTTTTGATGTGGCGTTTGCGCAGAACAGCTCCCAAAGCACCCCTGCCAAAAAGACCACAGGTACCACACCCACTGCCCAGAACTACCTGGCGCTCGGCAAGTACTACTACAACTCTGGACGCTACGATGCTGCTTACGCTGCATTTCGTACTGCCATTGAACTGGACAAGAAGAACAAAGATGCCCTGCTGTACCTGGGACGCACCCAGATCCAGCTGAAGCTCTACACTGCTGCCCAGGACAGCTTCAAGCAACTTGTTGCTCTGGATGCCCGCAACGTCAGTGCCTACATCGGTCTGGCCCAGACCTACCGTTACCAGTACATCACCGCCAAAGACCTCAGCACGGTGAAAAACAACCTCGACCAGGCCCTCAACATCCTGGAAGATGCTGAAAACGCCAATCCCAAGAGTGCTTCGGTGTTCAATGAGCGTGCCCTGGTCTACAACCTGAAAGGGGACGACTCCAAGGCCCTCGAAAACGCCCGCAAGGCTTCTGAGCTGGCGGCCGACGATGCCATCATCCTGGCCAACTATGCCCGCCTGCAGTATGAGGCTGGCAACATGAATGGCGCTGTGGACACCCTGCAAAAGGCCGTGATTGCCGATCCCACCGACCCCATCAACCGTGCCCTGTATGGCCGTTTGCTGGCTGAAAAAGGCGATCTGAAGGCAGCCAACCTGGAAATCGCTCAGGCCCTGCGCTTCAAGCCCCAGACCGCCACGGTGCTTGGGTACGCCGGGATTGTGAACTACCTGGCCAAGGACATGAACAATGCCAGGACCAACCTGAGTCAGGCTGTTCAGAAAGATCCAGCCCGCTACCCCGAGTTCTACTTCTATCTGGGTCGCATTGCGCTGGACGGGGGCAACAGCAAAGATGCCCACGCCAACTTCACCAAGGCTGTGACCCTGAACGGCACCAATGCCGAATTCAGGTTCTACTTCGCCAAGTCCCTCGAAGCCATCGGGGACAAGGCCAATGCCCGCACCCAGTACCAGAAAGCCCTGGAACTGAACAAGGGTTACAAGGACGCTCAGGAAGCCCTGGACCGCCTGAAGTAA
- the rpsB gene encoding 30S ribosomal protein S2 — protein sequence MSYISMKQLLEAGVHFGHETKRWNPKFKRFIFAERNGIFIIDLQKTLKQIDRSFDFIKETAERGGVILFVGTKKQAQEIVELEARRTGMPFVTQRWLGGMLTNFRTIRSRIDRLEELNEMIETGAINARPKAERIQLGNERDRLERYVGGIRNMTRLPDALFVVDPTKEVIAVQEANKLGIPVIALADTDSNPDVIDYIVPGNDDAIRSIQLITNRIGDLVVEARGGGEAVSSNEVVEEAAPAVEEEAVVQE from the coding sequence ATGTCTTACATCAGCATGAAGCAACTGCTCGAGGCAGGCGTGCACTTCGGCCACGAAACCAAGCGCTGGAACCCCAAGTTCAAGCGTTTCATCTTCGCCGAGCGCAACGGGATTTTCATCATTGACCTGCAGAAAACCCTCAAGCAGATTGACCGCAGCTTTGACTTCATCAAGGAAACCGCCGAGCGTGGTGGCGTGATCCTGTTCGTGGGCACCAAGAAACAGGCCCAGGAAATTGTGGAACTCGAAGCCCGCCGCACCGGCATGCCCTTCGTGACCCAGCGCTGGCTCGGTGGAATGCTCACCAACTTCCGCACCATCCGCAGCCGCATCGATCGCCTTGAGGAACTCAACGAGATGATCGAAACCGGAGCCATCAACGCCCGTCCCAAAGCTGAACGCATCCAGCTGGGCAACGAGCGTGACCGCCTGGAGCGCTACGTGGGCGGCATCCGCAACATGACCCGTCTTCCTGACGCCCTGTTCGTTGTGGACCCCACCAAAGAAGTGATTGCTGTGCAGGAAGCCAACAAACTCGGCATTCCTGTGATTGCCCTCGCTGACACCGACTCCAACCCCGACGTGATCGACTACATCGTTCCTGGCAACGATGATGCCATCCGTTCCATTCAACTGATCACCAACCGCATCGGCGACCTCGTTGTCGAAGCCCGTGGTGGCGGCGAAGCTGTTTCCAGCAACGAAGTTGTGGAAGAAGCTGCTCCCGCAGTTGAAGAAGAAGCAGTCGTCCAAGAATAA